The sequence GCAGTAAATTAACCAGTGATACTGGGAGGAGGAATTTCCAGCCTAAATCAAGGAGTTGGTCAATGCGAACCCGGGGAACCGTCCAACGGAGTAAGACGGCGATAAAGACTAAAAAGTAAGCCTTAACGAGAGTCATGGTAATCCCGAGAGAAGCGGTTAAGACTTGTAACCATGGTGTATCTTGACTGACTCCAAGCCAATCTGCCATTTGACTGAGGGGAACGGGAAATTCCCAACCACCGAGGTAGAGAATGGCAAATAACAGGGCGGAGAGAACCAGATTCACGTAAGAACCGAGATAGAACAGGGCAAATTTCATCCCTGAGTATTCGGTTTGATACCCTGCAACCAGTTCTTCTTCTGCTTCGGGTAGGTCAAAGGGAAGGCGTTCACATTCAGCAAGGGCAGCAATCCAGAAAATGAGAAATCCTGCGGGTTGTCGCCACACATTCCAGCCTAAGATCCCATAGCCTGCTTGTTGTTCCACAATATCAATCGTGCTGAGGCTATTAGACATCATCACGATCGCGAGGACAGAAAGGGCAAGGGGGATTTCGTAGCTAATGGATTGTGCAGCAGCCCTCAGTCCGCCAATGAGGGAGTATTTATTATTAGACGCATACCCCGCCATCAGCAAGCCAATGGGGGCAATACTAGAAAGGGCAATCCAGAGGAAGATTCCCATTCCCAAGTCTGTGATGATCAGGTTTTGACCAAAGGGAACGATTAAAAAGGATAAAAATACTGGAATCACGACCAGAACTGGCCCTAACGTAAATAGCAGGGGATCAGATTTCGCTGGGGTGATGTCTTCTTTAAAGACGAGTTTAATCCCATCAGCAACAGGCTGTAAAACCCCTAAAGGACCTGCATATTCGGGGCCAATGCGCTGTTGGGCAGCAGCAGAAATTTTCCGTTCTAACCAAACGGTGACTAATACACCAACGGTTGCTGCAATAATCATTAAAAACATCGGTAAGGGCATCCACAGGGCTTTTGCTGCCCCTGGCGGAACCCCAAAGGTTTTTAGTGATTCAATAAAACTTGTTCGGAGATCAATTCCTGAATTCATGCGTTTTGCGGATTCATTTTACATTATGATTGAGATTAATCGGGTAATAGATTGTCCCCAAAAATTAATCACTTTTAATTAAGATTTGTTTCCTACCGACCAGTATATCGTTCTTACGGTCAACTCCTAGAGGGAAAACGGATGATTCTGCTTATCGGTGCGATTACCGTTTCTCAATTGGGACATAAGAGCGATTGTGTTCGCCGACATAATCTTGTGTCGGTCGGAAGATGCGGTTCACCGCTAATTGTTCTTTCCAATGGGCTAACCATCCCGCAACGCGAGCAATGGCAAAAATGGGGGTAAATAAATCAGTGGGGATGCCCAAATGGCGATAGACTAAGCCTGAGTAAAAATCAACATTGGCATAGATGCCTTTATGACCCAGTTTTTCTTCGATCACTCGCTCTAATTCTAGGGCAATAAAGTAGTATTGGTCATAGCCAACATTTTCAAAGAGTTTTTCTGCTAGTTCCTGTAAGATAACGGCTCTGGGGTCTTTAACTTTATAAACGCGATGACCAAAGCCCATAATTTTTTGTTTGTTTTCAATTGCGCTTTCCACATAAGGACGGACATTTTCCACCGAACCAATTTCTTCTAACATGGCAATCACTTCTTCATTTGCGCCACCATGAAGCGGACCGGCTAGCGTTCCCACCGCAGAAGCCATCACCGCATAAGGATCGGTAAGGGTGGATGCTGTCACCATCGCCGAAAACGTAGAAGCGTTAATGGTATGTTCGGCATGAAGGGTTAAACAAACATCAAACACCCGCGCTGCAAACGGATCAGGCTCACGCTCGGTGAGCATATACAAAAAATTATTCGCATAATCGAGATCATCTCGCGGTTGCACGGGATCATTCCCTTTCCGCATCAACTGAAACGCAGCGACCATAGTCGGAATTTTCGCGAGGAGACGAACCACTGCTTCTCGAATATACTCTGGGTTATCAAGGGCGCGACGGGAGTAGAATAACCCTAACGCTGCTGCTGAGGCTTGTAGCGCATCCATGGGATGTCCCGATTCAGGGAAACACTTCATCATGTCCCGAATCCGATATTTAATTCGGCGATGATAGCGCACTTCCTGTTGAAAGCTCTCTAATTCTGCTGGTGAGGGTAATTGCCCCCAAATGAGGAGATAAGCCGTTTCCAAGAAATTACTGTGGGTTGCGAGTTCTTCAATACGAATTCCTCGATACTCTAAAATCCCTTCCGCACCATTAACATAACTGATTGCAGAGCGGGCTGCTGGAATTCCTTCTAAACCAGGTTGGTACTCGCAGACTTTCATAGACAATTACCTTTCTTCAAACAGATTCTGAAAATAATTTATCGCAAAATTGCGGGTTATCGTTGAATTGATTCCTTGTGCAATCCGTCAATTGTTACGAAAATTTTAGATAATAGAGAAATATCTCTTTACTTGGGAAAACACGCTTAACCCTTTTTGGAATCTCTTTTATGTCTTGGAGTCGCCTTATTAGTGCTATTATCGCCATCACAGTCGCCCTCGGAATGATTATCTTGGGCGGATGGTATTTTACGATCGGATTTTGTGTGATTGTCTTTTTAGGGCAACTCGAGTATTTTCAGTTAGTGCGGGCAAAAGGCATTGCACCGGCGGCGAAGACGACATTGGTTGTTTCCCAGTTACTCTTGATTACCCCCGCGATCGCGCCCAACTTAACGGATGCGATGTTTCCAGTTGCGGGAAGTCTCATCTGCTTTTACTTGCTGTTTCTCCCCAAATTATCTACAATTGCTGACATTGCCACCTCTCTGCTCGGGCTGTTTTATGGCGGTTATTTACCCAGCTATTGGATTCGGCTGCGGGTCGGCATGGATCAGGATGTAGAAACCATTTTACCGTTTAACGGTTATTGGCCCGAGTCTTGGTTAGATTTAGCCAGTTGTCCCCGAGGACTGACCTTAACTTTTCTCGCCTTTGGTTGTATTTGGGCTGCGGATATCGGCGCGTATGTGATGGGTAAATTTTTAGGGAAAACGCGGTTGTCTGACATTAGCCCGAAAAAAACAGTGGAAGGGGCAATTTTTGGCTTTCTCGGCAGCATCATCGTCGCGGTTTGGGGAGCATGGTATCTAGACTGGAATTTGTGGTGGATCAGTGGTTTGTGTTTAGGGGTGATGATTGGGGTGAGCAGCCTGTTAGGGGATTTAACGGAGTCGATGATTAAGCGGGATGCTGGGGTGAAAGACTCGGGACAATTAATTCCTGGACATGGGGGAATTTTAGATCGCACGGATAGTTATGTGTTTACTGCACCGTTGGTGTATTATTTTGTCACCCTGTTATTACCGTTGTTGGATATGACCGTTTGAGTAGTGACCAGAATCTCGCGCGATGGGAGTGTCAAGAGTTTTCTAGTTGAGTTTGTCTTCTTAATTCTTCTGGTAAATCAATAAACACGCGATCGCGCTCATCTAAGCCCTCTAAAACCTGAGTTTGGTTTTCAATGGTTAAGCCTAAGGTCACGGGTTGAAATTCTGCTTCCTCTTCCTCGTTAACGACAATCACGCCTGTTTCTCCTTCACGAGTGACCACCGCAACCGTTGGGATGACAAGGGTTTCAGTAAGTTCTTCCCCTAAAAACGTCACATCCACATTCATTCCCGAGCGTAGTTGCTCTAACCCCGACTGCAACTCAATTCTCACTTCAAAGGAGGTTACATTTTGCTCAACCACTGCTTCGGGGGCGATTAATTTGACTCTTCCCCGAAAAACTTCTTTAGGAAACGCATCTGGTCTAACTGCAACGGCTTGACCTTTCTTTAACTGAGTGACATCCACTTCCGGGACTCTCGCCAGAATTTCTAAACCTTCAGCTAGGGCAATAATAGAGGTAGAGGTTGCAGCAGCGGTGCTAGAAGCAGAGGTGGTCGGTGTAACAAACGCGCCTTCTGTGGCGTATTTTTGGGTGATAATTCCTGCAAATGGAGCTTTGACAGTGGTATCTTCAAATTGAATTTGCGCTTCCCGAAACTGGGCTTTTGCAGCGTTAACCGCAGCTTCTAAACGATCAATTTCTTCTTTCCGTGTTCCCCGTTCTAATTGTTGCAGATTGGCTCTGGCTTGGGCGACTTCTGCTTCTAAGCGTTGGACTTCAGGGCGATCTGTTTTTTGCGCTTGTTGGAGGCGTTTTCGGGCTTCGGCGAGGGTTGCTTGGGCGCTGCGATATTCATTTTCCACCTCATCAAAGCGATCTTGCGCGATCGCGCCTTCTGTTAATAACCTTCGATTCCGATCAAGGCGATCTTGAGCCAGATCAAACCGAGATTGTGCCGACTCCACCTGAAACTGAATTTGAGCGATATTTTCGGGAATCCTGGCTTTTGCTTCGGCGAGACGGGCTTTTGCTTGTTCTAAACCTGCTCTGGCTTGTTCAATCTCTTCAATGCGCGATCCTGCTTTTGCTTCGGCGAGACGGGCTTGAGCTTCTGCGAGATTACTTTGTGCGCGATCGAGTTGGGCTTGAAATTGATCATTTTCCATCACCGCAATGGCTTGACCTTTCTCCACGCGATCGCCTTGTTCCACATACAGGGCTTCTAAACGTCCTGCTGTTTTCGGGCTAATATTAACACTTTGAACCGGTCGCACTGTACCACTCGCTTCAATCGTCACTTGTAAATTAGTTTGTTTGACGGGAACCGTTAACGCTTCCCAATTGTATTCTTGCTTGTTGCGACTCAAGACATAAACACTTGTTCCGACGGTAAACGTTCCCACAGCAAGGATTCCCACAACCCAACGCACTGGATGCTGAACTTTACCCATTCCAGGTAACTGCATAGACTTAACTGATCATGTTAATTGATAGTGATATAGCACTTCCCAATCTCATGAGGTACATTCTAAATTTTGGTTCTTTGTTCTTTGTTCTTTGTTCTTCGTTCTTTGTTATTTTTTGGTTGTTAATCAATGAACCATGAACCATGAACCATGAACATCCACCGACTCGCATTACGTACCTCAACCAACTAGGAAACGCTATACCTTGAATTTATCTTAAATACAATTTTTCTGAATCCGCCTCTTTGCGGAAATTAATCTGATAATGTTTGCTAAATTTTGATTGAATCGTAACTGAGACAACTCCGATGACAAATCCTCCTTGGCGCGAACGATTAAGATATGCTTTTGATAATCTTCTTTCGAGAGGATCGATTGCTTTACTGGGTTGGCTGATTGTTATTGGTGGCGTGGTTGTCCTGAGTGTTTCTTTTATTACTTGGGAAAGTGGTTATGCGTCTCAACCCACCCTAGCGGATCAGATTTGGACGTTTTTAGTTACTACCTTAATTTCTTGGGATCCCACAGAAGGATTACCCTGGCCCACGCGAGTGAGTATGCTCATTTTAATTCTCTTTAATTTATTTACAGTCAGTATTATTATCGGGTTGATTGTTGCGGGAATTGAAGGGAAACTTTATCAACTGCGTCGTGGACGATCGCAAGTTTTAGAATCGGATCATATTGTTATTTTAGGTTGGTCCACACAAGTCTTTCCTATTCTGTCCGAATTATTATTAATTGATGACGACCGTGTTCCAGTTACGGTAGTTATTCTCGGGGATAAAGATAAAGTTGAAATGGAAGAAGAAGTGCGAACACGCATCCGCAAAAATCGTCGCATTCGGGTGATTTGTCGTCAAGGAATTGCGACAGACTTAATTGACTTAAAAATTACCAATTTAGATTTTGCCAAATCCATTATCATTCTTCCTCCTGAACAAAATAGTAATCCTGACACCAGTGTTATTAAAACTCTTTTAGCTCTTTCTAATAACCCAGAACGTCGCAATGAACCTTATCGCATTGTCACTGAAATTCAAAACCCGAAAAACTTACAAATTGCAGAAACAGTGGGCAAAGATCGGGTTGAGTTTGTGCTAACTGGTGATTTTATTGCCCGTATTATTGCCCAAATTTGCCGTCAACCAGGTTTATCGAGAGTGTATTTAGAACTGCTATCTTTTGCGGGAAATGAAATTTATTTTGACCCCGTTACTACCCTAGTCGGGGAAACGTTTTCAGAAAGTATCTTTGCTTATGAAAACGCGATCGTTATTGGATATCGTCCTGAAAATGGCAATCCTTGTTTAAAACCTTCTCCCCATACAATTTTAAGAGAAGGCGATGAAATGATTGTGATTGCTGAT comes from Halothece sp. PCC 7418 and encodes:
- the nuoH gene encoding NADH-quinone oxidoreductase subunit NuoH, translated to MNSGIDLRTSFIESLKTFGVPPGAAKALWMPLPMFLMIIAATVGVLVTVWLERKISAAAQQRIGPEYAGPLGVLQPVADGIKLVFKEDITPAKSDPLLFTLGPVLVVIPVFLSFLIVPFGQNLIITDLGMGIFLWIALSSIAPIGLLMAGYASNNKYSLIGGLRAAAQSISYEIPLALSVLAIVMMSNSLSTIDIVEQQAGYGILGWNVWRQPAGFLIFWIAALAECERLPFDLPEAEEELVAGYQTEYSGMKFALFYLGSYVNLVLSALLFAILYLGGWEFPVPLSQMADWLGVSQDTPWLQVLTASLGITMTLVKAYFLVFIAVLLRWTVPRVRIDQLLDLGWKFLLPVSLVNLLLTAGLKLAFPAFFGG
- a CDS encoding citrate synthase, giving the protein MKVCEYQPGLEGIPAARSAISYVNGAEGILEYRGIRIEELATHSNFLETAYLLIWGQLPSPAELESFQQEVRYHRRIKYRIRDMMKCFPESGHPMDALQASAAALGLFYSRRALDNPEYIREAVVRLLAKIPTMVAAFQLMRKGNDPVQPRDDLDYANNFLYMLTEREPDPFAARVFDVCLTLHAEHTINASTFSAMVTASTLTDPYAVMASAVGTLAGPLHGGANEEVIAMLEEIGSVENVRPYVESAIENKQKIMGFGHRVYKVKDPRAVILQELAEKLFENVGYDQYYFIALELERVIEEKLGHKGIYANVDFYSGLVYRHLGIPTDLFTPIFAIARVAGWLAHWKEQLAVNRIFRPTQDYVGEHNRSYVPIEKR
- a CDS encoding phosphatidate cytidylyltransferase, whose amino-acid sequence is MSWSRLISAIIAITVALGMIILGGWYFTIGFCVIVFLGQLEYFQLVRAKGIAPAAKTTLVVSQLLLITPAIAPNLTDAMFPVAGSLICFYLLFLPKLSTIADIATSLLGLFYGGYLPSYWIRLRVGMDQDVETILPFNGYWPESWLDLASCPRGLTLTFLAFGCIWAADIGAYVMGKFLGKTRLSDISPKKTVEGAIFGFLGSIIVAVWGAWYLDWNLWWISGLCLGVMIGVSSLLGDLTESMIKRDAGVKDSGQLIPGHGGILDRTDSYVFTAPLVYYFVTLLLPLLDMTV
- a CDS encoding efflux RND transporter periplasmic adaptor subunit — protein: MQLPGMGKVQHPVRWVVGILAVGTFTVGTSVYVLSRNKQEYNWEALTVPVKQTNLQVTIEASGTVRPVQSVNISPKTAGRLEALYVEQGDRVEKGQAIAVMENDQFQAQLDRAQSNLAEAQARLAEAKAGSRIEEIEQARAGLEQAKARLAEAKARIPENIAQIQFQVESAQSRFDLAQDRLDRNRRLLTEGAIAQDRFDEVENEYRSAQATLAEARKRLQQAQKTDRPEVQRLEAEVAQARANLQQLERGTRKEEIDRLEAAVNAAKAQFREAQIQFEDTTVKAPFAGIITQKYATEGAFVTPTTSASSTAAATSTSIIALAEGLEILARVPEVDVTQLKKGQAVAVRPDAFPKEVFRGRVKLIAPEAVVEQNVTSFEVRIELQSGLEQLRSGMNVDVTFLGEELTETLVIPTVAVVTREGETGVIVVNEEEEAEFQPVTLGLTIENQTQVLEGLDERDRVFIDLPEELRRQTQLENS
- a CDS encoding TrkA family potassium uptake protein, producing the protein MTNPPWRERLRYAFDNLLSRGSIALLGWLIVIGGVVVLSVSFITWESGYASQPTLADQIWTFLVTTLISWDPTEGLPWPTRVSMLILILFNLFTVSIIIGLIVAGIEGKLYQLRRGRSQVLESDHIVILGWSTQVFPILSELLLIDDDRVPVTVVILGDKDKVEMEEEVRTRIRKNRRIRVICRQGIATDLIDLKITNLDFAKSIIILPPEQNSNPDTSVIKTLLALSNNPERRNEPYRIVTEIQNPKNLQIAETVGKDRVEFVLTGDFIARIIAQICRQPGLSRVYLELLSFAGNEIYFDPVTTLVGETFSESIFAYENAIVIGYRPENGNPCLKPSPHTILREGDEMIVIADNYRQIKFWDNRERIKFAEPSLSNKTVGKKPEKFLILGWNEQAETIIQKLDAYVCFGSVATVIAEDNTIAQETNPKLQHLEHLSVLFQTGDITDRQLLNRLPLQVIDHIILLAYSDNLDAEEADGITLTSLLHLRQIAKEGGYHFSITSEMMDSRNQQLATIAQVDDFIVSDRLTSLMISQIAENPLCSDVINELLEPNGCEIYLKPISNYIQLHEPVSFYTLMKAAQKKREIAIGYRCSHAGTKEFQGYGIVLNPPKLKKIRFSERDRLIVIGEDF